In Felis catus isolate Fca126 chromosome A2, F.catus_Fca126_mat1.0, whole genome shotgun sequence, the following proteins share a genomic window:
- the CAMK2B gene encoding calcium/calmodulin-dependent protein kinase type II subunit beta isoform X10, with product MATTVTCTRFTDEYQLYEDIGKGAFSVVRRCVKLCTGHEYAAKIINTKKLSARDHQKLEREARICRLLKHSNIVRLHDSISEEGFHYLVFDLVTGGELFEDIVAREYYSEADASHCIQQILEAVLHCHQMGVVHRDLKPENLLLASKCKGAAVKLADFGLAIEVQGDQQAWFGFAGTPGYLSPEVLRKEAYGKPVDIWACGVILYILLVGYPPFWDEDQHKLYQQIKAGAYDFPSPEWDTVTPEAKNLINQMLTINPAKRITAHEALKHPWVCQRSTVASMMHRQETVECLKKFNARRKLKGAILTTMLATRNFSVGRQTTAPATMSTAASGTTMGLVEQAKSLLNKKADAVKPQTNSTKNSAAVTSPKGTLPPAALEPQTTVIHNPVDGIKESSDSTHTTIEDEDTKARKQEVIKITEQLIEAVNSGDFEAYAKICDPGLTSFEPEALGNLVEGMDFHRFYFENLLAKNSKPIHTTILNPHVHVIGEDAACIAYIRLTQYIDGQGRPRTSQSEETRVWHRRDGKWQNVHFHCSGAPVAPLQ from the exons ATCACCAGAAGCTGGAGAGAGAGGCTCGAATCTGCCGCCTTCTGAAGCATTCCAACATTG TGCGTCTCCACGACAGCATCTCTGAAGAGGGGTTCCACTACCTGGTCTTTGATCT GGTGACAGGTGGGGAGCTCTTCGAGGACATTGTGGCCAGAGAGTACTACAGCGAGGCGGATGCCAG TCACTGCATCCAGCAGATCCTGGAGGCGGTTCTCCATTGCCACCAAATGGGGGTCGTCCACAGGGACCTCAAG CCTGAGAACCTGCTCCTGGCCAGCAAGTGCAAAGGGGCTGCAGTGAAGCTGGCGGACTTCGGCCTGGCCATCGAGGTGCAGGGGGACCAGCAGGCGTGGTTTG GGTTCGCTGGCACGCCAGGCTACCTGTCCCCAGAGGTCCTGCGCAAGGAAGCATATGGCAAGCCGGTGGACATCTGGGCGTGCG GGGTGATCCTGTACATCCTGCTTGTGGGCTACCCGCCCTTCTGGGACGAGGACCAGCACAAGCTGTACCAGCAGATCAAGGCGGGGGCCTACGAT TTTCCATCCCCCGAGTGGGACACGGTCACTCCTGAAGCCAAAAACCTCATCAACCAGATGCTGACCATCAACCCCGCCAAGCGCATTACCGCACACGAGGCGCTGAAGCACCCGTGGGTCTGC CAACGCTCCACTGTGGCCTCTATGATGCACAGGCAGGAGACTGTGGAGTGCCTGAAGAAGTTCAATGCCCGAAGAAAGCTTAAG GGTGCCATCCTCACCACTATGCTGGCCACGAGAAATTTCTCAG TGGGCAGACAGACCACCGCTCCAGCCACAATGTCCACCGCGGCCTCCGGCACCACCATGGGGCTGGTGGAACAAG CCAAGAGCTTACTCAACAAGAAAGCGGACGCGGTGAAG CCCCAGACGAACAGCACCAAAAACAGTGCAGCTGTGACCAGCCCTAAGGGGACACTCCCTCCAGCCGCCCTG GAGCCTCAAACCACCGTCATTCATAACCCTGTGGACGGGATCAAG GAGTCGTCGGACAGCACCCACACCACCATAGAGGACGAAGACACAAAAG CGCGGAAGCAGGAGGTGATCAAGATCACGGAGCAGCTCATCGAGGCGGTCAACAGCGGGGACTTCGAAGCCTACGC GAAAATCTGTGACCCAGGCCTGACCTCGTTCGAGCCTGAAGCCCTGGGCAATCTGGTGGAAGGGATGGATTTCCACAGATTCTACTTCGAGAACC TGCTCGCCAAGAACAGCAAGCCCATCCACACGACCATACTGAACCCGCACGTGCACGTCATCGGGGAGGACGCTGCATGCATCGCCTACATCCGCCTCACGCAGTACATCGATGGGCAGGGCCGGCCCCGCACCAGCCAGTCCGAGGAGACACGCGTGTGGCATCGCCGTGATGGCAAGTGGCAGAACGTGCACTTCCACTGCTCGGGCGCGCCCGTGGCCCCGCTGCAGTGA
- the CAMK2B gene encoding calcium/calmodulin-dependent protein kinase type II subunit beta isoform X11 codes for MATTVTCTRFTDEYQLYEDIGKGAFSVVRRCVKLCTGHEYAAKIINTKKLSARDHQKLEREARICRLLKHSNIVRLHDSISEEGFHYLVFDLVTGGELFEDIVAREYYSEADASHCIQQILEAVLHCHQMGVVHRDLKPENLLLASKCKGAAVKLADFGLAIEVQGDQQAWFGFAGTPGYLSPEVLRKEAYGKPVDIWACGVILYILLVGYPPFWDEDQHKLYQQIKAGAYDFPSPEWDTVTPEAKNLINQMLTINPAKRITAHEALKHPWVCQRSTVASMMHRQETVECLKKFNARRKLKGAILTTMLATRNFSAKSLLNKKADAVKPQTNSTKNSAAVTSPKGTLPPAALESSDSTHTTIEDEDTKAPRLSDILNTVKRGSGALEVQGPPSCPSSALPGPPPTPSRKQEVIKITEQLIEAVNSGDFEAYAKICDPGLTSFEPEALGNLVEGMDFHRFYFENLLAKNSKPIHTTILNPHVHVIGEDAACIAYIRLTQYIDGQGRPRTSQSEETRVWHRRDGKWQNVHFHCSGAPVAPLQ; via the exons ATCACCAGAAGCTGGAGAGAGAGGCTCGAATCTGCCGCCTTCTGAAGCATTCCAACATTG TGCGTCTCCACGACAGCATCTCTGAAGAGGGGTTCCACTACCTGGTCTTTGATCT GGTGACAGGTGGGGAGCTCTTCGAGGACATTGTGGCCAGAGAGTACTACAGCGAGGCGGATGCCAG TCACTGCATCCAGCAGATCCTGGAGGCGGTTCTCCATTGCCACCAAATGGGGGTCGTCCACAGGGACCTCAAG CCTGAGAACCTGCTCCTGGCCAGCAAGTGCAAAGGGGCTGCAGTGAAGCTGGCGGACTTCGGCCTGGCCATCGAGGTGCAGGGGGACCAGCAGGCGTGGTTTG GGTTCGCTGGCACGCCAGGCTACCTGTCCCCAGAGGTCCTGCGCAAGGAAGCATATGGCAAGCCGGTGGACATCTGGGCGTGCG GGGTGATCCTGTACATCCTGCTTGTGGGCTACCCGCCCTTCTGGGACGAGGACCAGCACAAGCTGTACCAGCAGATCAAGGCGGGGGCCTACGAT TTTCCATCCCCCGAGTGGGACACGGTCACTCCTGAAGCCAAAAACCTCATCAACCAGATGCTGACCATCAACCCCGCCAAGCGCATTACCGCACACGAGGCGCTGAAGCACCCGTGGGTCTGC CAACGCTCCACTGTGGCCTCTATGATGCACAGGCAGGAGACTGTGGAGTGCCTGAAGAAGTTCAATGCCCGAAGAAAGCTTAAG GGTGCCATCCTCACCACTATGCTGGCCACGAGAAATTTCTCAG CCAAGAGCTTACTCAACAAGAAAGCGGACGCGGTGAAG CCCCAGACGAACAGCACCAAAAACAGTGCAGCTGTGACCAGCCCTAAGGGGACACTCCCTCCAGCCGCCCTG GAGTCGTCGGACAGCACCCACACCACCATAGAGGACGAAGACACAAAAG cccccaggctctcTGACATCCTGAACACAGTGAAGAGGGGCTCAGGGGCTCTGGAAGTCCAGGGCCCCCCATCCTGCCCATCTTCGGCTCTCCCAGGCCCCCCGCCCACCCCGT CGCGGAAGCAGGAGGTGATCAAGATCACGGAGCAGCTCATCGAGGCGGTCAACAGCGGGGACTTCGAAGCCTACGC GAAAATCTGTGACCCAGGCCTGACCTCGTTCGAGCCTGAAGCCCTGGGCAATCTGGTGGAAGGGATGGATTTCCACAGATTCTACTTCGAGAACC TGCTCGCCAAGAACAGCAAGCCCATCCACACGACCATACTGAACCCGCACGTGCACGTCATCGGGGAGGACGCTGCATGCATCGCCTACATCCGCCTCACGCAGTACATCGATGGGCAGGGCCGGCCCCGCACCAGCCAGTCCGAGGAGACACGCGTGTGGCATCGCCGTGATGGCAAGTGGCAGAACGTGCACTTCCACTGCTCGGGCGCGCCCGTGGCCCCGCTGCAGTGA
- the CAMK2B gene encoding calcium/calmodulin-dependent protein kinase type II subunit beta isoform X14, translating to MATTVTCTRFTDEYQLYEDIGKGAFSVVRRCVKLCTGHEYAAKIINTKKLSARDHQKLEREARICRLLKHSNIVRLHDSISEEGFHYLVFDLVTGGELFEDIVAREYYSEADASHCIQQILEAVLHCHQMGVVHRDLKPENLLLASKCKGAAVKLADFGLAIEVQGDQQAWFGFAGTPGYLSPEVLRKEAYGKPVDIWACGVILYILLVGYPPFWDEDQHKLYQQIKAGAYDFPSPEWDTVTPEAKNLINQMLTINPAKRITAHEALKHPWVCQRSTVASMMHRQETVECLKKFNARRKLKGAILTTMLATRNFSVGRQTTAPATMSTAASGTTMGLVEQAKSLLNKKADAVKPQTNSTKNSAAVTSPKGTLPPAALESSDSTHTTIEDEDTKALRVPDILSSTRRGSGALEAEGPLPTLSPRLSDILNTVKRGSGALEVQGPPSCPSSALPGPPPTPSRKQEVIKITEQLIEAVNSGDFEAYAKICDPGLTSFEPEALGNLVEGMDFHRFYFENLLAKNSKPIHTTILNPHVHVIGEDAACIAYIRLTQYIDGQGRPRTSQSEETRVWHRRDGKWQNVHFHCSGAPVAPLQ from the exons ATCACCAGAAGCTGGAGAGAGAGGCTCGAATCTGCCGCCTTCTGAAGCATTCCAACATTG TGCGTCTCCACGACAGCATCTCTGAAGAGGGGTTCCACTACCTGGTCTTTGATCT GGTGACAGGTGGGGAGCTCTTCGAGGACATTGTGGCCAGAGAGTACTACAGCGAGGCGGATGCCAG TCACTGCATCCAGCAGATCCTGGAGGCGGTTCTCCATTGCCACCAAATGGGGGTCGTCCACAGGGACCTCAAG CCTGAGAACCTGCTCCTGGCCAGCAAGTGCAAAGGGGCTGCAGTGAAGCTGGCGGACTTCGGCCTGGCCATCGAGGTGCAGGGGGACCAGCAGGCGTGGTTTG GGTTCGCTGGCACGCCAGGCTACCTGTCCCCAGAGGTCCTGCGCAAGGAAGCATATGGCAAGCCGGTGGACATCTGGGCGTGCG GGGTGATCCTGTACATCCTGCTTGTGGGCTACCCGCCCTTCTGGGACGAGGACCAGCACAAGCTGTACCAGCAGATCAAGGCGGGGGCCTACGAT TTTCCATCCCCCGAGTGGGACACGGTCACTCCTGAAGCCAAAAACCTCATCAACCAGATGCTGACCATCAACCCCGCCAAGCGCATTACCGCACACGAGGCGCTGAAGCACCCGTGGGTCTGC CAACGCTCCACTGTGGCCTCTATGATGCACAGGCAGGAGACTGTGGAGTGCCTGAAGAAGTTCAATGCCCGAAGAAAGCTTAAG GGTGCCATCCTCACCACTATGCTGGCCACGAGAAATTTCTCAG TGGGCAGACAGACCACCGCTCCAGCCACAATGTCCACCGCGGCCTCCGGCACCACCATGGGGCTGGTGGAACAAG CCAAGAGCTTACTCAACAAGAAAGCGGACGCGGTGAAG CCCCAGACGAACAGCACCAAAAACAGTGCAGCTGTGACCAGCCCTAAGGGGACACTCCCTCCAGCCGCCCTG GAGTCGTCGGACAGCACCCACACCACCATAGAGGACGAAGACACAAAAG CCCTCAGGGTCCCTGACATCCTGAGCTCCACGAGGAGGGGCTCGGGGGCCCTGGAAGCTGAAGGCCCCCTGCCCACTCTGT cccccaggctctcTGACATCCTGAACACAGTGAAGAGGGGCTCAGGGGCTCTGGAAGTCCAGGGCCCCCCATCCTGCCCATCTTCGGCTCTCCCAGGCCCCCCGCCCACCCCGT CGCGGAAGCAGGAGGTGATCAAGATCACGGAGCAGCTCATCGAGGCGGTCAACAGCGGGGACTTCGAAGCCTACGC GAAAATCTGTGACCCAGGCCTGACCTCGTTCGAGCCTGAAGCCCTGGGCAATCTGGTGGAAGGGATGGATTTCCACAGATTCTACTTCGAGAACC TGCTCGCCAAGAACAGCAAGCCCATCCACACGACCATACTGAACCCGCACGTGCACGTCATCGGGGAGGACGCTGCATGCATCGCCTACATCCGCCTCACGCAGTACATCGATGGGCAGGGCCGGCCCCGCACCAGCCAGTCCGAGGAGACACGCGTGTGGCATCGCCGTGATGGCAAGTGGCAGAACGTGCACTTCCACTGCTCGGGCGCGCCCGTGGCCCCGCTGCAGTGA
- the CAMK2B gene encoding calcium/calmodulin-dependent protein kinase type II subunit beta isoform X2, with the protein MATTVTCTRFTDEYQLYEDIGKGAFSVVRRCVKLCTGHEYAAKIINTKKLSARDHQKLEREARICRLLKHSNIVRLHDSISEEGFHYLVFDLVTGGELFEDIVAREYYSEADASHCIQQILEAVLHCHQMGVVHRDLKPENLLLASKCKGAAVKLADFGLAIEVQGDQQAWFGFAGTPGYLSPEVLRKEAYGKPVDIWACGVILYILLVGYPPFWDEDQHKLYQQIKAGAYDFPSPEWDTVTPEAKNLINQMLTINPAKRITAHEALKHPWVCQRSTVASMMHRQETVECLKKFNARRKLKGAILTTMLATRNFSVGRQTTAPATMSTAASGTTMGLVEQAKSLLNKKADAVKPQTNSTKNSAAVTSPKGTLPPAALEPQTTVIHNPVDGIKESSDSTHTTIEDEDTKALRVPDILSSTRRGSGALEAEGPLPTLSPRLSDILNTVKRGSGALEVQGPPSCPSSALPGPPPTPSRKQEVIKITEQLIEAVNSGDFEAYAKICDPGLTSFEPEALGNLVEGMDFHRFYFENLLAKNSKPIHTTILNPHVHVIGEDAACIAYIRLTQYIDGQGRPRTSQSEETRVWHRRDGKWQNVHFHCSGAPVAPLQ; encoded by the exons ATCACCAGAAGCTGGAGAGAGAGGCTCGAATCTGCCGCCTTCTGAAGCATTCCAACATTG TGCGTCTCCACGACAGCATCTCTGAAGAGGGGTTCCACTACCTGGTCTTTGATCT GGTGACAGGTGGGGAGCTCTTCGAGGACATTGTGGCCAGAGAGTACTACAGCGAGGCGGATGCCAG TCACTGCATCCAGCAGATCCTGGAGGCGGTTCTCCATTGCCACCAAATGGGGGTCGTCCACAGGGACCTCAAG CCTGAGAACCTGCTCCTGGCCAGCAAGTGCAAAGGGGCTGCAGTGAAGCTGGCGGACTTCGGCCTGGCCATCGAGGTGCAGGGGGACCAGCAGGCGTGGTTTG GGTTCGCTGGCACGCCAGGCTACCTGTCCCCAGAGGTCCTGCGCAAGGAAGCATATGGCAAGCCGGTGGACATCTGGGCGTGCG GGGTGATCCTGTACATCCTGCTTGTGGGCTACCCGCCCTTCTGGGACGAGGACCAGCACAAGCTGTACCAGCAGATCAAGGCGGGGGCCTACGAT TTTCCATCCCCCGAGTGGGACACGGTCACTCCTGAAGCCAAAAACCTCATCAACCAGATGCTGACCATCAACCCCGCCAAGCGCATTACCGCACACGAGGCGCTGAAGCACCCGTGGGTCTGC CAACGCTCCACTGTGGCCTCTATGATGCACAGGCAGGAGACTGTGGAGTGCCTGAAGAAGTTCAATGCCCGAAGAAAGCTTAAG GGTGCCATCCTCACCACTATGCTGGCCACGAGAAATTTCTCAG TGGGCAGACAGACCACCGCTCCAGCCACAATGTCCACCGCGGCCTCCGGCACCACCATGGGGCTGGTGGAACAAG CCAAGAGCTTACTCAACAAGAAAGCGGACGCGGTGAAG CCCCAGACGAACAGCACCAAAAACAGTGCAGCTGTGACCAGCCCTAAGGGGACACTCCCTCCAGCCGCCCTG GAGCCTCAAACCACCGTCATTCATAACCCTGTGGACGGGATCAAG GAGTCGTCGGACAGCACCCACACCACCATAGAGGACGAAGACACAAAAG CCCTCAGGGTCCCTGACATCCTGAGCTCCACGAGGAGGGGCTCGGGGGCCCTGGAAGCTGAAGGCCCCCTGCCCACTCTGT cccccaggctctcTGACATCCTGAACACAGTGAAGAGGGGCTCAGGGGCTCTGGAAGTCCAGGGCCCCCCATCCTGCCCATCTTCGGCTCTCCCAGGCCCCCCGCCCACCCCGT CGCGGAAGCAGGAGGTGATCAAGATCACGGAGCAGCTCATCGAGGCGGTCAACAGCGGGGACTTCGAAGCCTACGC GAAAATCTGTGACCCAGGCCTGACCTCGTTCGAGCCTGAAGCCCTGGGCAATCTGGTGGAAGGGATGGATTTCCACAGATTCTACTTCGAGAACC TGCTCGCCAAGAACAGCAAGCCCATCCACACGACCATACTGAACCCGCACGTGCACGTCATCGGGGAGGACGCTGCATGCATCGCCTACATCCGCCTCACGCAGTACATCGATGGGCAGGGCCGGCCCCGCACCAGCCAGTCCGAGGAGACACGCGTGTGGCATCGCCGTGATGGCAAGTGGCAGAACGTGCACTTCCACTGCTCGGGCGCGCCCGTGGCCCCGCTGCAGTGA
- the CAMK2B gene encoding calcium/calmodulin-dependent protein kinase type II subunit beta isoform X1, which translates to MLGGPRQALSPADPEGHRGVPQARERVPIRGAFSVVRRCVKLCTGHEYAAKIINTKKLSARDHQKLEREARICRLLKHSNIVRLHDSISEEGFHYLVFDLVTGGELFEDIVAREYYSEADASHCIQQILEAVLHCHQMGVVHRDLKPENLLLASKCKGAAVKLADFGLAIEVQGDQQAWFGFAGTPGYLSPEVLRKEAYGKPVDIWACGVILYILLVGYPPFWDEDQHKLYQQIKAGAYDFPSPEWDTVTPEAKNLINQMLTINPAKRITAHEALKHPWVCQRSTVASMMHRQETVECLKKFNARRKLKGAILTTMLATRNFSVGRQTTAPATMSTAASGTTMGLVEQAKSLLNKKADAVKPQTNSTKNSAAVTSPKGTLPPAALEPQTTVIHNPVDGIKESSDSTHTTIEDEDTKALRVPDILSSTRRGSGALEAEGPLPTLSPRLSDILNTVKRGSGALEVQGPPSCPSSALPGPPPTPSRKQEVIKITEQLIEAVNSGDFEAYAKICDPGLTSFEPEALGNLVEGMDFHRFYFENLLAKNSKPIHTTILNPHVHVIGEDAACIAYIRLTQYIDGQGRPRTSQSEETRVWHRRDGKWQNVHFHCSGAPVAPLQ; encoded by the exons ATCACCAGAAGCTGGAGAGAGAGGCTCGAATCTGCCGCCTTCTGAAGCATTCCAACATTG TGCGTCTCCACGACAGCATCTCTGAAGAGGGGTTCCACTACCTGGTCTTTGATCT GGTGACAGGTGGGGAGCTCTTCGAGGACATTGTGGCCAGAGAGTACTACAGCGAGGCGGATGCCAG TCACTGCATCCAGCAGATCCTGGAGGCGGTTCTCCATTGCCACCAAATGGGGGTCGTCCACAGGGACCTCAAG CCTGAGAACCTGCTCCTGGCCAGCAAGTGCAAAGGGGCTGCAGTGAAGCTGGCGGACTTCGGCCTGGCCATCGAGGTGCAGGGGGACCAGCAGGCGTGGTTTG GGTTCGCTGGCACGCCAGGCTACCTGTCCCCAGAGGTCCTGCGCAAGGAAGCATATGGCAAGCCGGTGGACATCTGGGCGTGCG GGGTGATCCTGTACATCCTGCTTGTGGGCTACCCGCCCTTCTGGGACGAGGACCAGCACAAGCTGTACCAGCAGATCAAGGCGGGGGCCTACGAT TTTCCATCCCCCGAGTGGGACACGGTCACTCCTGAAGCCAAAAACCTCATCAACCAGATGCTGACCATCAACCCCGCCAAGCGCATTACCGCACACGAGGCGCTGAAGCACCCGTGGGTCTGC CAACGCTCCACTGTGGCCTCTATGATGCACAGGCAGGAGACTGTGGAGTGCCTGAAGAAGTTCAATGCCCGAAGAAAGCTTAAG GGTGCCATCCTCACCACTATGCTGGCCACGAGAAATTTCTCAG TGGGCAGACAGACCACCGCTCCAGCCACAATGTCCACCGCGGCCTCCGGCACCACCATGGGGCTGGTGGAACAAG CCAAGAGCTTACTCAACAAGAAAGCGGACGCGGTGAAG CCCCAGACGAACAGCACCAAAAACAGTGCAGCTGTGACCAGCCCTAAGGGGACACTCCCTCCAGCCGCCCTG GAGCCTCAAACCACCGTCATTCATAACCCTGTGGACGGGATCAAG GAGTCGTCGGACAGCACCCACACCACCATAGAGGACGAAGACACAAAAG CCCTCAGGGTCCCTGACATCCTGAGCTCCACGAGGAGGGGCTCGGGGGCCCTGGAAGCTGAAGGCCCCCTGCCCACTCTGT cccccaggctctcTGACATCCTGAACACAGTGAAGAGGGGCTCAGGGGCTCTGGAAGTCCAGGGCCCCCCATCCTGCCCATCTTCGGCTCTCCCAGGCCCCCCGCCCACCCCGT CGCGGAAGCAGGAGGTGATCAAGATCACGGAGCAGCTCATCGAGGCGGTCAACAGCGGGGACTTCGAAGCCTACGC GAAAATCTGTGACCCAGGCCTGACCTCGTTCGAGCCTGAAGCCCTGGGCAATCTGGTGGAAGGGATGGATTTCCACAGATTCTACTTCGAGAACC TGCTCGCCAAGAACAGCAAGCCCATCCACACGACCATACTGAACCCGCACGTGCACGTCATCGGGGAGGACGCTGCATGCATCGCCTACATCCGCCTCACGCAGTACATCGATGGGCAGGGCCGGCCCCGCACCAGCCAGTCCGAGGAGACACGCGTGTGGCATCGCCGTGATGGCAAGTGGCAGAACGTGCACTTCCACTGCTCGGGCGCGCCCGTGGCCCCGCTGCAGTGA
- the CAMK2B gene encoding calcium/calmodulin-dependent protein kinase type II subunit beta isoform X6 yields MATTVTCTRFTDEYQLYEDIGKGAFSVVRRCVKLCTGHEYAAKIINTKKLSARDHQKLEREARICRLLKHSNIVRLHDSISEEGFHYLVFDLVTGGELFEDIVAREYYSEADASHCIQQILEAVLHCHQMGVVHRDLKPENLLLASKCKGAAVKLADFGLAIEVQGDQQAWFGFAGTPGYLSPEVLRKEAYGKPVDIWACGVILYILLVGYPPFWDEDQHKLYQQIKAGAYDFPSPEWDTVTPEAKNLINQMLTINPAKRITAHEALKHPWVCQRSTVASMMHRQETVECLKKFNARRKLKGAILTTMLATRNFSAKSLLNKKADAVKPQTNSTKNSAAVTSPKGTLPPAALEPQTTVIHNPVDGIKESSDSTHTTIEDEDTKALRVPDILSSTRRGSGALEAEGPLPTLSPRLSDILNTVKRGSGALEVQGPPSCPSSALPGPPPTPSRKQEVIKITEQLIEAVNSGDFEAYAKICDPGLTSFEPEALGNLVEGMDFHRFYFENLLAKNSKPIHTTILNPHVHVIGEDAACIAYIRLTQYIDGQGRPRTSQSEETRVWHRRDGKWQNVHFHCSGAPVAPLQ; encoded by the exons ATCACCAGAAGCTGGAGAGAGAGGCTCGAATCTGCCGCCTTCTGAAGCATTCCAACATTG TGCGTCTCCACGACAGCATCTCTGAAGAGGGGTTCCACTACCTGGTCTTTGATCT GGTGACAGGTGGGGAGCTCTTCGAGGACATTGTGGCCAGAGAGTACTACAGCGAGGCGGATGCCAG TCACTGCATCCAGCAGATCCTGGAGGCGGTTCTCCATTGCCACCAAATGGGGGTCGTCCACAGGGACCTCAAG CCTGAGAACCTGCTCCTGGCCAGCAAGTGCAAAGGGGCTGCAGTGAAGCTGGCGGACTTCGGCCTGGCCATCGAGGTGCAGGGGGACCAGCAGGCGTGGTTTG GGTTCGCTGGCACGCCAGGCTACCTGTCCCCAGAGGTCCTGCGCAAGGAAGCATATGGCAAGCCGGTGGACATCTGGGCGTGCG GGGTGATCCTGTACATCCTGCTTGTGGGCTACCCGCCCTTCTGGGACGAGGACCAGCACAAGCTGTACCAGCAGATCAAGGCGGGGGCCTACGAT TTTCCATCCCCCGAGTGGGACACGGTCACTCCTGAAGCCAAAAACCTCATCAACCAGATGCTGACCATCAACCCCGCCAAGCGCATTACCGCACACGAGGCGCTGAAGCACCCGTGGGTCTGC CAACGCTCCACTGTGGCCTCTATGATGCACAGGCAGGAGACTGTGGAGTGCCTGAAGAAGTTCAATGCCCGAAGAAAGCTTAAG GGTGCCATCCTCACCACTATGCTGGCCACGAGAAATTTCTCAG CCAAGAGCTTACTCAACAAGAAAGCGGACGCGGTGAAG CCCCAGACGAACAGCACCAAAAACAGTGCAGCTGTGACCAGCCCTAAGGGGACACTCCCTCCAGCCGCCCTG GAGCCTCAAACCACCGTCATTCATAACCCTGTGGACGGGATCAAG GAGTCGTCGGACAGCACCCACACCACCATAGAGGACGAAGACACAAAAG CCCTCAGGGTCCCTGACATCCTGAGCTCCACGAGGAGGGGCTCGGGGGCCCTGGAAGCTGAAGGCCCCCTGCCCACTCTGT cccccaggctctcTGACATCCTGAACACAGTGAAGAGGGGCTCAGGGGCTCTGGAAGTCCAGGGCCCCCCATCCTGCCCATCTTCGGCTCTCCCAGGCCCCCCGCCCACCCCGT CGCGGAAGCAGGAGGTGATCAAGATCACGGAGCAGCTCATCGAGGCGGTCAACAGCGGGGACTTCGAAGCCTACGC GAAAATCTGTGACCCAGGCCTGACCTCGTTCGAGCCTGAAGCCCTGGGCAATCTGGTGGAAGGGATGGATTTCCACAGATTCTACTTCGAGAACC TGCTCGCCAAGAACAGCAAGCCCATCCACACGACCATACTGAACCCGCACGTGCACGTCATCGGGGAGGACGCTGCATGCATCGCCTACATCCGCCTCACGCAGTACATCGATGGGCAGGGCCGGCCCCGCACCAGCCAGTCCGAGGAGACACGCGTGTGGCATCGCCGTGATGGCAAGTGGCAGAACGTGCACTTCCACTGCTCGGGCGCGCCCGTGGCCCCGCTGCAGTGA